A section of the Streptomyces sp. V3I8 genome encodes:
- a CDS encoding ribonuclease Z gives MSVRELVVLGTASQVPTRHRNHNGYLLRWDGEGILFDPGEGTQRQMLRAGVAAHDLHRLCVTHFHGDHSLGLAGVIQRINLDRVPHEISAHYPRSGQKFFDRLRYATAYRETVALTEAPVDTDGVLAATGTYTLEARRLSHPVESYGYRLVEPDGRRMLPERLAAHGVRGPDVGRIQREGVLGDVTLDDVSEVRRGQRFAFVMDTRLCDGVHALAEGCDMLVIESTFLDEDVRLAVDHGHLTAGQAATVARDAGVRHLVLTHFSQRYSEPGEFERQARAAGFEGELTVAHDLLRVPVPKRR, from the coding sequence GTGTCCGTACGTGAACTGGTGGTCCTCGGCACCGCCAGCCAGGTTCCCACCCGGCACCGCAACCACAACGGCTACCTGCTGCGCTGGGACGGCGAGGGCATCCTCTTCGACCCCGGCGAGGGCACGCAGCGGCAGATGCTGCGGGCCGGGGTCGCCGCGCACGACCTGCACCGCCTGTGCGTCACGCACTTCCACGGCGACCACTCGCTGGGCCTCGCCGGGGTCATCCAGCGCATCAACCTCGACCGGGTGCCGCACGAGATCAGCGCGCACTACCCGCGCTCGGGGCAGAAGTTCTTCGACCGGCTGCGGTACGCGACCGCCTACCGCGAGACGGTCGCGCTCACCGAGGCCCCGGTCGACACCGACGGGGTCCTCGCGGCCACGGGGACGTACACGCTGGAGGCGCGCAGGCTCTCGCACCCCGTCGAGTCGTACGGGTACCGGCTGGTCGAGCCCGACGGGCGGCGGATGCTGCCCGAGCGGCTCGCCGCGCACGGGGTCCGGGGCCCGGACGTGGGGCGCATCCAGCGGGAGGGGGTCCTCGGCGACGTCACACTGGACGACGTCAGCGAGGTGCGGCGCGGCCAGCGGTTCGCGTTCGTCATGGACACCCGGCTGTGCGACGGGGTGCACGCGCTCGCGGAGGGCTGCGACATGCTCGTCATCGAGTCGACATTCCTCGACGAGGACGTGCGGCTCGCCGTCGACCACGGGCACCTCACCGCGGGACAGGCGGCGACCGTGGCGCGGGACGCGGGCGTACGGCATCTGGTGCTGACGCACTTCAGCCAGCGGTACTCCGAACCCGGGGAGTTCGAACGGCAGGCGCGGGCCGCCGGGTTCGAGGGGGAGCTGACGGTGGCGCACGACCTGCTGAGGGTGCCGGTTCCGAAGCGCAGGTGA
- a CDS encoding adenosine deaminase, whose product MPLPKAELHLHIEGTLEPELAFALADRNGVALPYADTDELRKAYEFSDLQSFLDLYYGLMAVLRTEDDFADLTDAYLARAAAQGVRHAEIFFDPQAHLARGVGMETVMEGLGRALDRSEAAHGVSTRLIMCFLRDESAASAQETLEAAKPYLDRITGVGLDSAEVGHPPAKFREVYEAAAALGLRRVAHAGEEGPPAYITEALDVLGAERIDHGLRCLEDPELVARLVRDRVPLTLCPLSNVRLRAVDLLADHPLPAMLDAGLLCTVNSDDPAYFGGYAEDNFDAVRTALGLSPERLRELARNSFAASFLDDDEERRSRYLAEVEAYEFP is encoded by the coding sequence ATGCCCCTCCCCAAAGCTGAACTGCACCTGCATATCGAAGGCACCCTGGAGCCCGAGCTGGCGTTCGCGCTGGCCGACCGCAACGGCGTCGCGCTGCCGTACGCCGACACGGACGAGCTCCGCAAGGCGTACGAGTTCTCCGATCTGCAGTCGTTCCTGGACCTGTACTACGGGCTGATGGCCGTGCTGCGGACCGAGGACGACTTCGCGGACCTCACCGACGCGTACCTCGCGCGCGCCGCGGCCCAGGGCGTGCGGCACGCGGAGATCTTCTTCGACCCGCAGGCGCACCTCGCGCGGGGCGTGGGCATGGAGACCGTGATGGAGGGGCTCGGGCGGGCGCTGGACCGCAGCGAGGCCGCGCACGGCGTCTCCACCCGGCTGATCATGTGCTTCCTGCGGGACGAGTCCGCCGCGTCCGCGCAGGAGACCCTGGAGGCCGCGAAGCCGTACCTCGACCGGATAACCGGCGTGGGACTCGACTCCGCCGAGGTGGGGCACCCGCCGGCGAAGTTCCGCGAGGTGTACGAGGCCGCCGCCGCGCTCGGCCTGCGCCGGGTCGCGCACGCGGGCGAGGAGGGGCCGCCCGCCTACATCACCGAGGCGCTCGACGTGCTCGGGGCCGAGCGGATCGACCACGGGCTGCGCTGCCTGGAGGACCCGGAGCTGGTGGCCCGCCTGGTGCGGGACCGGGTGCCGCTGACGCTGTGCCCGCTGTCCAACGTGCGGCTGCGGGCCGTCGACCTCCTGGCGGACCACCCGCTGCCCGCGATGCTCGACGCGGGACTGCTGTGCACCGTCAACTCCGACGACCCCGCCTACTTCGGCGGATACGCCGAGGACAACTTCGACGCCGTGCGCACGGCGCTGGGGCTGTCCCCGGAGCGGCTGCGCGAGCTCGCGCGCAACTCGTTCGCCGCGTCGTTCCTCGACGACGACGAGGAACGGCGGAGCCGGTACCTCGCCGAGGTGGAGGCGTACGAGTTCCCGTGA